CCTGGTCAAGCCTCACAAACCTGTATCTTCAGCAACCATAGCCCAGCGGTTCTGCAGTCTCATACTGTTTAAGGGTCTCTACTGGACAGAGCTCCGAGTTATGCAGGAAGGAAAGAAAAGATAATTCTGTAAATGGTTTTCTTTGTCTTGATTTGCTTTGCCAGTGCTGCTGGGAGAAGCACCACACCTTCAAGGGTAAACTGTTGATGGTCTATTTGCAAAGAAGCCAAATCTGCAGAACGAGATGACCTGATTAATACCAATAGCATTGTCGGCTTAAAGGTAAGGGGCTTGAGAGATGCAGAGGGTCCCAAGTTCTCCAAGTAATGTAAGACTGTCTGCACATTCCAGTTGGCTGTATAAAGTGGCAGGGTGGTCTGACATTGAAAGCGCACCCAGCATATCATGGGGTGCTTGCTACACTATCTACCTGGTCATGAGCAGAAGAGATGGCAGACCTAAATGCGTTCAGAGAGCTCTACTGGTAGCCCTGCTGCAAAATAATTTGCTACATTAGAGGCGGATTTTGAACAGGATTGCGACCCCTTtcagcacaacacacatcccattTTCGAAATTGTGAGTCATAGGAACGGGCTAACTTAGCCCTCCATGGTTGTAGTAGGAGTTTAGTAGCTTCTTCAGAGAAGCGGCTACTTGAGAATCTTTCCTGGAGACTGGCCACACAGCTAGTTGAGGGGCCATCTCCAGACGGCCTCTGGATTAGATGGGGCATTCAGCTTGGAAAGGTCCCGCAACGTCTTCAAAAGGACTGGGTACCAGGTGTGATCCTTCTACACTGGTACTATTAGCACCAACTGAGCTTGCTGGTGGCATACTTGGCTCAGTACCCTGCTGACTGAGCACCATGGTGGGTTGGCAACCCCCCTCAGAGAGCCCTGGGCCTGCTGGAATGCATCTACTGCCTCTGCCAGAAGGTCTGGTCTTCAGCTGAAGAAGCGAGGTATCTGGTATGCCAGTCTGGAGGTTGAGAGTTTTGTTTTCCCATTCTTTTGAGGATCAGAAACAGAACAGAGTAGAACTCTGTCTGAGGGGAGTGACTGTCTACTACAGTTATGGCCCTTTTTTTTCCAACAGGGAGAAGACTTTCTTCTGAATTTGAGCTAAGGCACTCTTGGCTTCCTCTCCTGTATGGGTTGCCCTAGAAAGAATTTGAAAGGCTTTGACAGCCTGTAGTTCCCAACTGTCCTTTGTCAGCACCTTCCATGCATTGACAAAGTGGGCCAATCTGCCTGCCAGCCTCAGAGAACTCTCTGTGTGAGGTGGCAAAATGAACCCCTAACCCTTTTAGGGTTGACAATAACAATTGACTTTGGCAACATCACAATATTCTGTGCACAAAGAACAGTTTCTAGTCATTCTTCGGGGAGCTCTCTTCTCCTAAAGGTAAGTCTTCGTTGAAAGTATGGTGGCTGCTTCCATGGCTTTGGTTCTCTGCCCCCTCTTCCCTGACtcattgggggggggggggggggggtgccaAAAAATTTTTGGGGTTGGCTTGGAATTCACTTTCCTAATTAGCTTTAGCTGCTGTAGGTAGTCTGCTGCTTCTTTCAGAAAATTCAGTCTGAGTCGAGGGGCTGCACTGGCCCTATCTCTCTCCTGAGCCACGGCAAAATGTACCAGTTCCCTGTTGTACTCCTCAAGGATCCTGGATCTCCTCATTAGCGAGGTCTTGTTAGCTGCATTGGATAGGAGGGTGATTGCCATCTCGACTGCATCACCTATTTAATCCATCAATGCGTTTGGCTCCAGGTCATTCACTGCTTCTAGAAGCTGATTGAGTGGACCGATGGTCTCCAGAATCAGCCCCTGTAAGTAAACAGGGAACGGTCAGTTGACTTTACTTTCCTCAAGCACTCTGAAGCTATCATAGCATCAAGAAAAGGGTCTCTCATCAGTTCGCTGTGGGGTCTCTCATCAGTTCGCTGTGGGGAAGAGTGTAGTGACTACATAACTCGCATCTCTCAGCACTGGTTATCTTAAGGGTGAAAGCTTCGGTCAGAAATTTGTTAATCTGCTCAGTCACTGGGACAACGTTGACTGGCCTAGTTCCTGCTAGGGCCCAAACGGATTTAAGTAAATTCAAATTTTCGTTTGAATGAATGAATGTTCGAATGTGGGTTGAACAATTCGAACTTTTCTAATTAGTTAGTGATGCACATCAATATTACATAATGATGTGGGCGAAGCCATATTtgacatttaattaagttatgtgttgatggtttagtggtggttaCAGGCCATACCCAAAGGTAAActatgaggttttaaggtttcaaTGTTGTGCCTGCTActtgtatagcagtagtaaaattgTATTTAAAAAACCTACATAGTAACCTTTGTAgctttacttgtggtattcaattgCAAGTTTTCTCTGTAAAAGTATTGAGTCAGTAAAACCGTGTGTGTTGCAAAAGTTGAAGTGTGACCATACAAATGTGGTGAGGCTAGCAGGCCACAATCAGGTTTTGTCAAAATCAATATTAAACATTTTTGTATTGATTTTCAATACAATTTGACGTTAAAATGGGTGCTCTTGTTACATATgatgtttctatgatggtttaTAATGGCATTGTTTTGGTGAGTGCCGTGTTTTCAGGGGAATCCccagtactactgtatgtttGATATTTGTAGAAGCAAAGATAAATCCTATTAAGAGTACTTCACCGGTTCTGTTTGAAGGGTGTAACCACAATttaagtaaatacagtatgatAATCCTTACACTGCAGGATACACAAGATGGAAGTTGAGGATGATCTTCCTCTACCCTCACTGAGTGAGGAGTCAGAGTTGATGGACCCTTTCCACATCCAACAGGTAAGCAGTACACCATCATGTAGCAGTAGGTAATACATACCTGTAGCTTTCCAAGAAGTTGCTGTCAGCGGCTATTGGTCATGACTGGGTGCTGTTATACAGCACGTTCAAACATGGCATGAGCTTGAGGACACTGTATCGTAACATGGTTGACTATGGTGATAACCCTGTACTGTTATTTGTGAAAGATACCCATTATCAGGTGAGATTAGtgttagagctgtaccgataatcggatcggccaaaatatcggccaccgatatggcaatttttaccaatatcggcatcggtacagaacagtacgAGGACCGATattgctaccgatatttatacagcaatagtttgtacataaacggattataatattggttttctacgttatccatgtggctgttcagtagcagtggcttattgtttactggacaaagccatacaaatacacgtgattctagtgtttgttgctggaaagcttatcagtcttaaataaatgaagtagttatgtatAGTACCTTTGTCACAagaaaacctactgtaccagccttcacacaagccaataaaatgcggagtaatgcagaaatatccgtttaaggctccatgggagtatgcataaaaatatttgtgggtacctaattgtctggattgcacaatagaaacccaagccactattACCACAagcatagagtgagcaatgaatataatatatccacatgttgttgtagagtaggtaactgtacacttttgcacagattaactatgacttttgtttgtaatgcaaatattggatcgactatcggttatcggcttcttttggtggtatccatatcggatattggtacatgccaaaatcccatatcggtacagctctaattAGTGTGTATACTGACTGGGCTTATCTGCCTAATAAGTTTAATAGTGTTTTATAGCTAAGTTCTGTGTTCTGTGTAGACTACTTGCTGTGGTGCTGCATTAAACTATGAATGATTTCAACCAATTAATAAGTATACGTGACTTTTGTCATGTTGTAGGCAAAGTGgtataaaaatatttattacatgatatgcatgatcattACTAATATACACTGTGTAGAATTTAAGCATCATAGAAATAAGTAGTGAGACAAGgaaggttgtctacacctgcagactagtatatttgcaggtgtacaacttttttttattttatatgatcttaaaattcctaattttttttcttgtgctggtatatatgtgaccagatcttcacattttttgaattcattttattacatttagATTGCGAAAGGAATGGTCACCAAAGTTTCGGCTCTAGAAGCCAGGAACTTTTGTAGTTACAAAGAGGCATCAGCAGAAAAATCGATTTATACAGTgacaatatggcaaataaattacaggcatgTAAATAAACAGTCATAACTTATGAGATGAAACTTACACCATcggattctccatgaacaggtggatccattgctgggtaagttttgtcatCCAGGTCCTTCCTACAACCAGGGTGAAGGCAAAAACCtgaaaaaatgatattgaacttctcttccaatgcaaggcagactaacgctgaactgcctgcccagtaatgatTACTgatacgaaacaaagattttggaactccaaAGGGGATCATCAAGGTATTGCCATTAGCACCTTCCTTCATTCCGAAACAAGCATTCAGAAATTCTTACGGAATTCTTTTTCACTTACATAAATATTCACCCATTGCGTTTATTGCAtttgtaaaattaggcttgtgctaacatgtgggattcttgcagatctggccACAGAATTATACCTGTGCAAGTTTTGTCACACATCATTCACAATGGCATGTTTACTGCTTCTCCGCAGACTTTTGGTGCAATGCTTTCATGTCAGTTGAAGATCAGTGAACATTACTATGGCACTGGAGAGTCATTTCTTTTCAAGTTTAAACCCAACGAAACTGAAGGGACATTAGAACTGAAGGTAATTTGACTGTCTGTTGTGTTCAACAGGTCACTGTACTCCACAGGTATATAACTGGAGTGGAGAGAATGACTTTATTGTGAAGGGGAATGTTGACAGCCTTGTGTTTGGTGGTGGCGGAGAGTAAGACAATAAATTTGTGTAGTGTGCTATGTTACCTTACCATGCAGTGGTCACTTTGGACTATGGATTGATGACCAGTTTTATCATGGTGCCAGCTATGTGTGTCGGACATTCAACAATGAATGCCTTTCAACTAAAACAGACTTTATATATCACGGTGTAGAGGTATGGGGGTTTGTATGACAGTCATATAACAATTCACAATTTAATTACAATGAATTATATATGCATAACTAAATATTAGCTAGTGTAGTTTACAAGTTGGGTAAGTTCCTCTGGTGACACGTTGCTCCCTGTGAGAACTACAACAACTGTCTTCCCTTTCACTCCAGCAATCTTGCCACACCTCACAGCTGTGAAGGCTGCTGTCCCAGATGGCTCCACCACAAGTCCACACTTGTACAGGATACTCACTGATTCCTTGATCTCTTCGTCTGTGACCAAGACAACGTCGTCGACATACTTTTTGACATGAGCGTAAGTGTTCTCTCCTACAAAAGGTGGAGCTAGGCCAGCAGCAATGCTCTTAGCTGCACCATTGTGTACTGCATGTCCTTCTTTCAAACTGAGGTACATTGTGTTGGCTGTGACTGGTTCCACTGCTATCACCTTTGTGGCTGGGGATAGTCCACTTTGTTTGATTGCTGCTGAAACACCAGACACGAGCCCACCGCCTCCACAACATACCACCACAAAATCTGGAGATGGGCAATCCTCCAAGATTTCCATTCCCATACTGCCATAGCCAGCAATGAGGTTCAGGTCATCGAAGGGGTGGAGGTAGACCATGTTTTGCTCCTTCACGTAGTTGTCCACTGCTGGCTGCAGGTTAGCTGAAGGTTGTAATTCTACGTCACAGCCACATCCTTTGATGATCTCTATACGGGACTTCGGTACTGTGGAGGGCATCAGTATTTTACCTTTCAGGTTTTTCTGCTGACAAATGTAAGCCATTGCGCGACCAAAATTTCCTGCAGACATGGAGATGAGTGTTCTGTTACCGGATAATACTTCAGCCGGTGCTTTATCTACCATGTTCGCGACTCCTCTGATCTTGAATGAGCCCACGTTCTGCATGCCCTCCAACTTAGCATACAGACGCACCCCTGGGATGAGACCATCCGCCATTCTTACTAATGGCGTCCTGTTCACGTAAGGGCTCGCATTGATAACCTCAATCGCCCTGTGTATGTCACCCAAGCTAACTACTCATCCTTTAAGTCTCACCCTTCCTTGTTGTAAGCCGCTGCGCTTGATGTTCAAAATGCGCCACACATTTAATTGTTTTTCTAAATATTATCGTCAGGGTCGGCCACAATATCATGTGATACAAACTCTGCAAAAGCTGATCCTCGGGTGATGTTGCTCGCTCGGATGACTTTCCCTATATGGCATGCTCTCCTCAGCTTTAATGGTTACGGTTAGGCACTATTATAAATATTAGACTAATTACTGTCACGCCACTTTGTCAGCCTGGGTAAAGCTGCGAGGAGAAGTGTATGGGGAAGCAAACAGTGATCATGTGGAGATCTGTCCTTGTCATTTGCCTTTTGTACGTTGTAACTGAGGTTCGTCACACTAATAACATTTTAGTGCTGGTTCAGTAGTGTAGTAACCACTCGCTCAGTCAGCCGGCATTCACTGATGATGagtcagtagctatatatagcatgCATTGCTCTCAATCACCATGCGTGCACCACTCCTTCTAGCTAGGTGCAATGTTTGAGTAGTCGCTAATGAGCTACATTTAAGCTCAAATTAATTATGGGTGATAGGGACTTTTGTGCATTGAAGTTTCATTGCTAACTCATCCCATAAACGATTAATTAATAATGCATGTAGAGGTCTAGCTGTTGTACTTTTTGGTAATTGTTAAATCATGCAGCATGCATAACAATGTTGGtgatgtttttgtgtgtttgatGGCAGCCATCTCATGTGTGGTGGTACCATTGGAGTTGTACTTATAACAGCTTatatactatagctatagtttccatttttttgttttgtttttgttcaAATTCACATTGATCATGAGTTGTAACTAGCTAACTGCATGGTTAACTATATATAACAATAAAAAGCCTATATTTACAAACTAGTTTTTTCCCTAAAAAGAGGGGCTAGCCAATAACTATCATGATTTGCCCAAGTTATTTTCCCATTTTTAGACCCTTCCAATATCATATATTATATGCATTTGTACACGTGTTTCCTGTTTAAATCGCACAAATTGCTGAAAATTATTAGTCAGTACCCTTATAAATACTCGAAATGGGCATGAATTAGTTTCAGTCTTTATTATTCCAGTTGCAGAAGTAGCTAACTAACACTATGCACTCATCATCCAGATCCTCAAGCATTCTTATCAATAAGACTGAGTGCATCAGAAAGGTAACCATGCATCAGTTGTAAAGTTAATCCTTTCAGATACATGCTTAATAATTTAAAGGAGTCAATAAGCACACTTGAGGTAACTGTTGTTTCATTAGGTGTGGTCCCTTCATATGGTTCATGATGAGAACATGTGTTTATGGTATGGTCAATGCAAGGAGATCTCACCAGGAAATTGGCTAAACTGTTACAACAACACTCCTAGTGTGTTTGTGCCAGATGGCAGTGAACTTTATGTTCAACTGAAGGAAGTGTGCCCATGGTACATAAGTGGCAAGCCAAACTCTACTCGTGTTTGCTGTGATAGTGATATGTTGAATACACTAAAGACTAACAGCTTAAAATTAGCTCAACAGTTGCTAGGGCGATGTCCATCATGCtttcaaaatttcatgaatGTGTTTTGCGCAGTTACTTGTGATCCCAATGGCTCTCTATTCATGGATGTGAGGGACAGTTGCCTGGACAACAATACTGATAGTGGAGTACCTGCAATTACAACAGCTGACTTGTACTTCACAAACCACTACACAGAAAAATTCTTCAACTCATGTAAAGATGTTGAATTTGCACAGGAGAGCTCCAAGGTGATATCACTAATGTGTGGCTCAAATGATCCTTGTACTGGTCCTAAATGGTTGGAGTTTATGGGTACACCAATGCCTGGGTCACCAGCACCTTTCCTCTTGAACTTCACCTTCACAAACTACACCAGTGGTGGTGTCATTCCCAATGGTATGTTTGCTCGCAATGTCAGTTTGGTGAATTGTAATGAAGAAGTCAATGGGCTGACTTGTAGCTGCAGTGATTGTCCAGCAGTGTGTCCTGCCCCTCCCACCATTCCACCCAAAAAAGAACCAGTTAAAGTGACTTTCATTCCTCTTGGCATATTTGTTGGTGTCATTGGTTTTGTCATTTTTAACGTCGTGTTTGTAGTCTTAATGATAGCATATGCATTTGTAACTACTGGCACAAACAAAGAAGGCTATGAGAAGATAAGTGAGAGTGCCCAAGAATCATTTTCTTTGTCTCAGGTTGGCCATAATTTTGAAAACATGATCAGTAGGTTGTTTTCAATGTGGGGCTATATAGTAGCAACATTCTGGTTCCTGGTAGTACCTCTAGCTCTGATATTACTGGCTTTTTGTTGTGTGGGGTTGTTGTTCTTTGAAGTAACCACCGATCCTGTTGAGTTGTGGTCTTCACCAAGTAGTCGTGCTAGAAAAGAGAAGAATTATTTTGATCAGCACTTTGGTCCTTTCTATCGTACATCACAGATAATCATTACTGCTCCACACAGCTCTGATTTTAGCTTTCCTGACAGCCAGAACTACAAAATGATTCATCACTTTAGTGGAGTATTTCAACAAGCTGTCTTAAATGAGGTTAGCAACGTTAGTAATGCATGAAAATTATTGTGACTATTATACAGATTTGGCACATGCAAAATGACATTATTCATTTACAAGTACCATCAAAGGCAGCAAATGGGAAAGTTCACAACATTACTTTGAGTGATATATGTTTTCAACCTCTCTCTCCTGATAACCTGAACTGTACAGTATACAGTGTGTTGAACTACTTTCAAAATGACTATGACAAGCTCAACAAGCATGTTACACCAGTCTTTACAGATAGTGCTAACTCATCCACTCACATCCACTATTGCACGAGGTAAGAAGTGTTTGTAACTattgtgtgtgtaatgtacattgtacagGGACCCATCATCTCTGAATGCTACTGGCCTGAATATCCCTTGTATGGCTGAGTATGGTGGACCTGTGGACCCCAGTGTAGCTCTAGGAGGATATTGTGAGTTATGCATGGCATCCTCCCTTATTTTAATTTGCCTGCTAtatatacagctagctatatctgATAAGAAtataagtagggatccccaCAAAAGGGATGTGAGCCActtaaaatgctgcctttaaaaaccatcctagagacatcttatgtgacaaaaatcacttttatggaataatattagtccatctaacatcaaatgcagCACACTAAGAACaaaaaaacacttacaggtagtCAGATATAGAATTACCAAAAATtgaattttcgtctgcctgcctgcctgctcgCCAACCCACCCGCCTatctgcctgaccacagttacaAGTCTaaaggccaaatgaagcaacacatgaccaccattttacgccacaatagcaaactcaccagtggcatgtgttTTTTGGGTTCCGACAaatgtgtgccctctgcaccttttctttccttttatcatcaatcaggctggtcatcttcttcttgatgcaatgaaaccaaatcgaggcattaatttttggTATCAACACCtttcttgagcagcatatttagatagGTATCTAGGCAATGCCCATTAATggtcttggttgattaataacgatcGAGCGCAGGGGACCATGCCTCTTAATAATCTATTTACTCAGTCACGATGACCGCACCACTTATTATTAGACTAGCTGCATTCATAATGCTGGCACAATGAAagtatgaaatagtgacatgcccagtaggtgaaaggctgacttgtGATACTctataatacagcagtcaccctaatagaacagtcacacttgtatagctgtatgctataacagaAAAACCAAtcaaactagtatattatttttaaattattacTTTACAGCCCTTTATTAAAGCTCTATAAACTGCCAATATGGATTTACAAGATATAATTGAGCCCTATAGTGTTAGGTTGGAGAACAATGATGTACATTCTGATTTTCAGTCGTACAAAACTGTGCTAGTAATTATGCTGGACCACATTTTGATTGGGAAGCAAAAACTAAAATCATGAGCATAGTATTCCATCTCCTTTAAAATTGCTAGTGTGCTGTGTCTCCACAGAAACCATTATTAAAGTTTTGTAATAAAGTGTTTGTCAAATGCTTGATGTATCTGTGTACTATAGGTATGTTAATTGCTCTCTCTGTAAGATTGATACATTCCATTGTTACTGGCATCTTTTACTAGGCTGGATTGGCTGCTGGTGATGGCAGTGAGCTATTAGCATTCAAATCATATATCACCAGTGGCTTTGTAGTGGTATATACCATAAGTATCATTCATTGTTTAATAGTTCAAAAACAAGGTTTCACAATGATATGCTTCAACAACACCAGAAGAATACAACTATTATATGTGTCATCTTTTAAATACAGGAAGCGTGTGTTATAGTTAGTTAAAACATACTTCAGAAAAACAATATTTATTGAAATTTAAAAGCCAAACACATGAAAGGAAGTGAACAATTGTAGTACTTCAATAGAGCAGTCGTATATTATATTTACAACATACAAATAATGTGAAGCACAAAGTCTTGACTAGTTTACCAGTTAAAAGAATAAACAGTAAACTGTATAAAGCTGGCTTAGGAGCTTGTAGTATACAAATCCACACAGCAATTAAACATCTGCCCCAAAACAGCagagctacaaaaaaaacttgtCAAAAAGACCTTCGATTAGTGGTGAAGTGGCTAAAGAGATGTTATTTTCAATGAAAGTAATTATTGTTGCAAATTTGTTGACAGTTATGTTATTGTAGCCAATTTTGACATTGTGCACCTTTCTCACACTATTCTGTTTTTGAGGGTTGGTTTTACAGATAAGCTGTTATGTATCAGATGTACAACTACAGAGAATgatcactatagctacattgaTATATTTATAGCAGTCCTTGTACAGGGACCTGAACATATATATTATTTAAATCTATTATAGTAAATTTATTTACTGTTAGAAGAATAGCTGAACAGATCTCTGTATACAAAgaaatgggcttcatttatctaaACAAATTTAATGCTTTTGTTGATTATCATATCAGCATTTTATTGTATTGGTGGAACAGTAATTCTTACACAATATTCTGAACTTGAATGAAACATTTTGCTACactaaggccacataaacttaattattagtttctcatccccgcccacaccgccatttttcttacctcatcaaggattctttttgcaccactggtggccATCCAacaccttttatagttggtaccttgctagagcagtctaagaaaactgcattttgagtcattttagctagccaattcagctatctagttagtaaaaaataaaataaaaatctgccctccCGCACTGGTATTTTGAgtgcaggaggatgagaaactaataatttattaagtttatgtggcctaatagAAGATACATTGGTTTTCTACCAACTAGATCTTATCAGTGAATTGAAACTAGTGAAGTCTAGCAGACCATGGCTAATTTATAAAATTCACATAGTGTACTCATTAGTCACTAGTATGGTCATTACTGTGAGTGTACCGTTACAGATGTGGTTAATGGAAGTGCTCAGTATGATATGGCTAGGGCTATCATCATCACGCTTGTCATCAATAATAACATTGACAAGGAGAAGAACAAACCTGCTGAAAAATGGGAAGAGGCGTAAGTCActccacacacacatgtgcgcACAAGCACAAATCATACACtacacatatgtatgtgtgtgcgcaACTTTGCTCCCAGAACATTTGTGGTTGGAAAACATCAACTTATGCAtccatacatacacacacacacacacacacacacacacacacacacacacacacacacacacacacacacacacacacacacacacacacacacacacacacacacacacacacacacacacacacacatacacaaagtaCATAGAGTAATTACCGTGAAATTTGGTGTTACAGTTTTATTAACTACATGAAGTCTTACAAGGAGAAGGTACCTAACAGTACACTGGAGTTCTCCTTCTCCTCTGAGGTGAGGTGTGGATCTGTAGAGGATATGTTTCATGTATCTGTTGTTTAGAGCTCTATTCCTTCTGAGCTTGACCGTGAGAGTCTGGCTGATATCCGTACTATTGCCATCAGCTACATATTGATGTTCTTGTACATTGCACTGTTCTTGGGTAGCTTTGCAAGACGTGTCATCCGAACATTGTATAATCTGTTTAGTAATGACCATCAAAAGGTATGCATATCTGTGTGTAatattgtttttgtttattataatTGTGCATGCATCCTTgcgtgtatgtatgcatatgtgtatATGGTGGGAATTCTGATTAGAAATTTTAATCACCAGCTCTAGGATCTGGTGGCTTTACAAtagcaaataattatgtgttcAGGATTCACTATGCAAGTTGTTGTCTTCACACAGTTCTAAACCCAAATTTTGATTCTATTTAGCATAATTTGGCTAGGTGAAAGATTAGATGAAATGGTAAGCAAATCAGCATGATCTATAAACTGGCTATCTTTCAATGAATTTTTATCAAAACTTTTATGATTGTGACCTTAAGTTAATCAAAACCAACTTAAGTGTTTGCTGTTGTAGAGTTTTAAAGCAGATGGTTATAATGTAATAAAAACAGGTGGGTGGGGGAATTTTACTTTTATTGGCCGATGCTAAagaacaagatactctaatagagcactcaactattctaataaaacaatcacctTTAAAAAATCCCTTTAAAAACTGATAACAACACAGAGAAAGCATTGTCTCAGGTGTTTTATACTACCCTAGTGCTGAAATGTTCCTGGAAGCATGTCCCTGAATGGCATGTATGATTCTAACTCCACTGTATGACTTTTGTTGTTACCCCTCCCCCTCCATTCTTTGGCCTGCTCTACAACCTCTGTAGTCTTCCATCAAAAATAAGTGACCATCATAAAAACAGGTCTGGGAACACAAAACTAGAGAACATATACAAGTTTCACACACACAT
The nucleotide sequence above comes from Dysidea avara chromosome 3, odDysAvar1.4, whole genome shotgun sequence. Encoded proteins:
- the LOC136249993 gene encoding NPC intracellular cholesterol transporter 1-like isoform X2; translation: MLSSALMVTVWSLHMVHDENMCLWYGQCKEISPGNWLNCYNNTPSVFVPDGSELYVQLKEVCPWYISGKPNSTRVCCDSDMLNTLKTNSLKLAQQLLGRCPSCFQNFMNVFCAVTCDPNGSLFMDVRDSCLDNNTDSGVPAITTADLYFTNHYTEKFFNSCKDVEFAQESSKVISLMCGSNDPCTGPKWLEFMGTPMPGSPAPFLLNFTFTNYTSGGVIPNGMFARNVSLVNCNEEVNGLTCSCSDCPAVCPAPPTIPPKKEPVKVTFIPLGIFVGVIGFVIFNVVFVVLMIAYAFVTTGTNKEGYEKISESAQESFSLSQVGHNFENMISRLFSMWGYIVATFWFLVVPLALILLAFCCVGLLFFEVTTDPVELWSSPSSRARKEKNYFDQHFGPFYRTSQIIITAPHSSDFSFPDSQNYKMIHHFSGVFQQAVLNEIWHMQNDIIHLQVPSKAANGKVHNITLSDICFQPLSPDNLNCTVYSVLNYFQNDYDKLNKHVTPVFTDSANSSTHIHYCTRDPSSLNATGLNIPCMAEYGGPVDPSVALGGYYVVNGSAQYDMARAIIITLVINNNIDKEKNKPAEKWEEAFINYMKSYKEKVPNSTLEFSFSSESSIPSELDRESLADIRTIAISYILMFLYIALFLGSFARRVIRTLYNLFSNDHQKFDFGMLTNSRIGLGLLGVILVALSVVAAIGLLSYLRIKATLIIIEVVPFLVLAVGTDNLFILTHAFERKQRSKPGAPVNLLIGDALGEVAPSILLTSLTETAAFLLGGISNMPAVRTFSFFAGTAVFINFLLQISVFTAVLGLDSKRIASNRPDLICCVRLPKNKDDSKDNYESILFLFMNNCYAPFILHKYIRVLVMYIFSALFFGMLVGVFHEDIGLSQSIALPKDSYLQDYFDDLSTYLHTGPPVYFVIKEGYDYSIETNQNKICSTAGCNQNSMGVQISSASLISEYSKISEHASIWLDSYFAWIDPRSGCCKVYDRNATNVTRCYPSDSNYTNCESCLIDGANKNRPNPEEFMQYLPWFLTSNPDTTTCNQGGHAAFSSAVDLYKNKTFIKASYLMTYHTILRDSSDFINALERAREYSNDFSHTLGHEVFAYSVFYVYYEQYLTIKIDVVINLCISLAAVFVMSFLLMGFNIISALIVTATVALIIVDMLGMMAWVGISLNAVSLVNLVMAVGISVEFCSHIVRWFAHSPYHSRLERAKDAITHMGTSVLSGITFTKFLGVSVLVFAKSQIFVEFYFAMYMLMIVFGALHGLVFLPVLLSYIGPSSSWTHVSNDDVVNSGTQPRPAPRNSPSLARSHEGASEVELERSTKDARLLNS
- the LOC136249993 gene encoding NPC intracellular cholesterol transporter 1-like isoform X1; translation: MGKQTVIMWRSVLVICLLYVVTEVWSLHMVHDENMCLWYGQCKEISPGNWLNCYNNTPSVFVPDGSELYVQLKEVCPWYISGKPNSTRVCCDSDMLNTLKTNSLKLAQQLLGRCPSCFQNFMNVFCAVTCDPNGSLFMDVRDSCLDNNTDSGVPAITTADLYFTNHYTEKFFNSCKDVEFAQESSKVISLMCGSNDPCTGPKWLEFMGTPMPGSPAPFLLNFTFTNYTSGGVIPNGMFARNVSLVNCNEEVNGLTCSCSDCPAVCPAPPTIPPKKEPVKVTFIPLGIFVGVIGFVIFNVVFVVLMIAYAFVTTGTNKEGYEKISESAQESFSLSQVGHNFENMISRLFSMWGYIVATFWFLVVPLALILLAFCCVGLLFFEVTTDPVELWSSPSSRARKEKNYFDQHFGPFYRTSQIIITAPHSSDFSFPDSQNYKMIHHFSGVFQQAVLNEIWHMQNDIIHLQVPSKAANGKVHNITLSDICFQPLSPDNLNCTVYSVLNYFQNDYDKLNKHVTPVFTDSANSSTHIHYCTRDPSSLNATGLNIPCMAEYGGPVDPSVALGGYYVVNGSAQYDMARAIIITLVINNNIDKEKNKPAEKWEEAFINYMKSYKEKVPNSTLEFSFSSESSIPSELDRESLADIRTIAISYILMFLYIALFLGSFARRVIRTLYNLFSNDHQKFDFGMLTNSRIGLGLLGVILVALSVVAAIGLLSYLRIKATLIIIEVVPFLVLAVGTDNLFILTHAFERKQRSKPGAPVNLLIGDALGEVAPSILLTSLTETAAFLLGGISNMPAVRTFSFFAGTAVFINFLLQISVFTAVLGLDSKRIASNRPDLICCVRLPKNKDDSKDNYESILFLFMNNCYAPFILHKYIRVLVMYIFSALFFGMLVGVFHEDIGLSQSIALPKDSYLQDYFDDLSTYLHTGPPVYFVIKEGYDYSIETNQNKICSTAGCNQNSMGVQISSASLISEYSKISEHASIWLDSYFAWIDPRSGCCKVYDRNATNVTRCYPSDSNYTNCESCLIDGANKNRPNPEEFMQYLPWFLTSNPDTTTCNQGGHAAFSSAVDLYKNKTFIKASYLMTYHTILRDSSDFINALERAREYSNDFSHTLGHEVFAYSVFYVYYEQYLTIKIDVVINLCISLAAVFVMSFLLMGFNIISALIVTATVALIIVDMLGMMAWVGISLNAVSLVNLVMAVGISVEFCSHIVRWFAHSPYHSRLERAKDAITHMGTSVLSGITFTKFLGVSVLVFAKSQIFVEFYFAMYMLMIVFGALHGLVFLPVLLSYIGPSSSWTHVSNDDVVNSGTQPRPAPRNSPSLARSHEGASEVELERSTKDARLLNS